From the Rhizobium sp. ARZ01 genome, the window GGCGATTTCGGATGAGAGAAACGAGGTGTTCGTATCAGTCGCCAGCCTTTGGGAGATTGCCATCAAGTTCGCTCTCAAGCGAAAGCAAACACCTCCGTTCAACGCTGAAGATGGGATGCGTTACTTCCGGAAAGCCGGCTACAATCTGCTCGACATCAAACCGGAGCATGCGGTGGCAACGGAGCAACTCTCAATCGAGCATTACGACCCGTTCGACAGAATGCTGATCGCGCAGGCGCTGTGTGAGCCGCTGATGCTCGTCTCGCAAGACCACAGGATCGCGGCATTCGTGCCGCACTCCGTCCTCTGGTAGGGGCTAACTTCTGCGCTTCTTCTTCGACTCGAACGGGTTTTCCGACGCCTTGAAGTGGATGCGGATCGGCACGCCCGGCAAACCGAAATCGTTACGCAGGCCGTTGGTGAGGTAGCGAATATAGGATTCCGGCAGCGCATCCGGACGGGTGCAGGAAACCATGAAGCCCGGCGGGCGGGCCTTCACCTGCGTCATGTACTTTAGCTTCAGTCGACGACCGGAGACGGCCGGCGGCGGATGCTGGATCTGCTGCGCCTCGAGCCAGCGGTTCAGCTTCGCCGTCGAGATGCGACGGTTCCAGACACGGTCGGTATCGATGATCGACTGCATCAGCTTATCGAGCCCGCGGCCCGTCTGGCCCGAAATCGGCACGGCCCGGATGCCACGTGCCTGCGGCAGAAGCCGCTCTGTCTTTTCGCGCAAGTCCGCAAGCACTGCCTGCGGATCCTCGATCAGGTCCCACTTGTTGAAGGCGAGTACGGCGGCGCGTCCCTCGCGCAGCACGAGATCGACGATCTGGAGGTCCTGCTTTTCGAACGGGATCGTGGCATCGAAGACGATCACCACCGTCTCGGCAAAGCGGATCGCACGCAGGCCGTCGGCGACCGACAGCTTTTCAAGCTTTTCCTGCACCTTCGCCTTGCGGCGCATACCGGCGGTATCAAACATCTTGATCGTGCGGCCACGCCAGTCCCATTCGACGGAAATGGAATCGCGAGTAATGCCGGCCTCGGGGCCGGTCAGAAGCCGGTCCTCGCCAAGAAAGCGGTTGATCAGCGTCGACTTTCCGGCGTTCGGACGGCCGACGATCGCCACCCGCAGCGGCTTGGTCTCGTCGTAGGCAGGTTCTTCCTCCTCGGCCTCACCCTCGACGGCAGCGGTCTGCGGCAGGTCGACGTTCGTAATGGCCTCATCGTCCTTGGGCGGAAAGGCGCGTTCCTCGCCGATCGCGGCGACAATAGCGTCGCGCAGGTCGAGCATGCCCTGGCCGTGTTCGGCGGAAATCGGCGTCGGCTCGCCAAGGCCCAGCGTGAAGGCGTCATAGAAGCCGGCGTCCGAGCCGCGTGCCTCAGATTTGTTGGCGACCAGAACGACCGGTCTGCCGTGCCGGCGCAACATCTCAGCCAGCGCCTGGTCGACCGGGGTCAGCCCCGTCTTGGCGTCGACGATGAAAAGGGAAAGGTCCGCCTCGTCGATCGCCGCTTCAGTCTGGGCACGCATGCGACCTTGCAGTGTCTCGGGTGCTGCCTCCTCGAGGCCAGCGGTGTCGATCACGCGGAATCGCAGGTCGACAAGCCGCGCCTCGCCCGGACGGCGATCACGGGTCACGCCCGGCGTGTCGTCCACGAGCGCGAGCTTCTTGCCCACCAGCCGGTTGAACAGCGTGGACTTGCCGACATTGGGGCGCCCGACGATGGCGACGGTGAAGCTCATGGGACGTTCCATTCCGGTTGAGCCGCTTGGAACGCGGCGTCAGGAGGCCTTGCCGCTGGCGGTAATGAGATCGAGCATCATCTGCGCGCGATTGGCGACATTGCGCGGGCTTTCGGCATCGCCCGTGATCTGCTCGAACCATTCCTTGGCGCGCTTGAAGTCGCCGTGCTTGTAGGCCGAAAGCCCGAGCACTTCGCGTGCGGAATGGCGCATGGCGCTGGCCGGGTTCGTCATTTGTTCGGCTTCGGCCGAGACTTCCTCGTACGACGCCGTGTCGACCAGAAGGTAGGCCGCGCGCAGGCGGGCGGCATCGCGCAGCGCCTGCGGGATCGCACCGTCCTTGGCGATCGCGGTAAAGGCTGCGACCGCTCCGGCCGTATCGCCATTTTCCGCCAGAAGCGAGGCCGAGCGCATCCGCGCTAGCACCGGATAGGCACCAAAGCCGTCCTTTTCCAGCGCGGCCAGTTCCTTCTGCCCTTCTTCCTTCTTGTCCTCGCGGATCAGGGTGAGCGCCGACAGGAACCTGTCGCCGGCGGCAGAGGCCTCTGTCTCCCGCCAGTATTCGTAAGAGACCTTGCCGATGGTTCCAAGCACGAGGAGGACGGCCGCGCCGATCAGGACGCGCCCGAACTTCCGCCAGATGGCACGCATCTGGTCGGAGCGGAGTTCCTCATTGACTTCGCGGATAAAGCTGTCGTCCTGGTTTGCCATTCTCGGTCCGGCTTTCACAAATGATCAGATTTCGCGCTTCTACCCGATTTTTGGCGCGTTGTAAGGGGGCAGCGGCGAATTCGGCCTCCGCCCTGCCTGCAATCAGAGCACCAGCGGTGCGACGCCGATGATCCATTCATGCAGCTTCAGCACAATCAGACCGTAGAGCGCTAGGCCAAGGACCGCGGCAATCAGATCGTAGCGGACGGAAACGAATACCGGCAGCGTCGCCTCCCCCGTGGTCACCCGCTTCTTCAAGGAGATCTGAAGGACGATCGCCCAGGCGAGGATCGCACCGAAAAGCAGCACGGAATAGCTCTCGCCATTGGCAAGCAGATGCGCAAATGCCCAGGCCTTGATCGCAGCGACAGCCGGGAACTTCAGCTTCGTGCGGATGTAGCCAGCCGGCAGGAAGGCCGCGACGAGACAGATCGCCGAGATCACCATCAAGGTCAGCGTGATGTGCGTCATGAATGTCGGAGGCTGGTAGAGCATGGTGCCGCCGGTCTCGCGCGCCTGGACGAAGCCGTAGGCCATCATGACGAGGCTGAGCAGCGAGACGATGCCGTGGATCGCCATGAAAGCCGGCTTGCCTAGGGTGGCAATTGACCCTGCGCGCAATCCCGGCGCGAAGGGGCGAACGAGATGTGTGGCAATGAAAAGAATGATACCGGCAACCAGCAAAGCCATGGAAATCCGCCTTCCGTCTATGAATTCCGATCTGCAACCGTAACCATGGGATAGCGCTACCCCCAGGAAATTTCCAGTGGGAACATGGCTTTGCCGCATTCGCGAAGGATGAAGCCCCCCTTTGCAAATAGTCGCGGTACCCATGTTTCGTCCAGGCCTTTCCTCCCTCCTCGCCCTTTCCCTCACCAGTTTTCCAGCCCTTGCAAACGACGCCGATCAAGCGGACACGAAGCTGGAACAACTCGTGGTCGTCTCCTTCGACGGCGCGCACGACAACAAGCTGTGGGAGAAGAGCCGGGCAATGGCAAAGCGCACAGGCGCCCATTTCACCTATTTCCTCTCCTGCACCTTCCTGATGACGAAGGAGAACCGCAAGAGTTACCAGGCGCCACACGAAAAGCGTGGCAAGTCCAATGTCGGCTTTGCCCCGGACAATTCGGACGTGATCACACGGCTCGACCATATCTGGCAGGCCCGCGCCGAGGGTCACGATCTCGGGAGCCATGCCTGCGGCCATTTCGACGGCGCCAAATGGAGCGCGGATGACTGGGCGCAGGAGTTCGATTTCTTCCGCAATACACTGCGCGACGCCTGGAAGAATGCGGGCGTGGAAGAGCGCGAGCCGCTTGAATGGAGGGACTTCGTCGAGAAGGACGTCGTTGGCTTTCGCGCCCCCTATCTGTCCTCGAGCCCCGCACTAGACAAGGCGCTCCGTGACTTCGGCTTCGGTTACGACGCAAGCCCGGTGTCGAAGGGGCCTACAGTTCCGGGGAAGAGCGACGGCCTTGTCCGTTTCGCGTTGCCGCTCATTCCGGAAGGTCCGTCGGCCAGACCCGTGGTCGCGATGGACTACAACCTCTATGTCCGCCATTCACGCGGCAAGGAGGACGTCGGCAATAGCGCGACCTACGAGGAACGGACGCTCGCTGCCTATCGCGCCGCCTTCGAGAAGCAGTATTCCGGCGAGCGCATTCCACTCCAGCTCGGCTTCCATTTCGTCGAGATGAACGGCGGCGCCTATTGGCGCGCGCTCGACCGTTTCCTCACAGAAACATGCAGCAAGCCCGATGTCGCCTGCGTCAGCCATCGCGAAGCGATGGACATAATGACGAAGCGGGCGAAGGCGGTCGAAACCACCTCCGAAGGGCTCTGACCCTCTCTTACTGTGCCAGTTCTTCGACGCCGCCGGCGGCGATGAACTCTTCGTCGATGGACGGCAATGGCTTCTCGTCAATCGAAGCTTCAAATGCCTTCAGACGCTTGTAGATCGAGATCAGCTCGATCACCGTCGGCCAGGAATTGACGAGATACTGGAATGAACTCGTCACCTGCGAGAATGCTCCCTGAATCTGCTGAAACAGCCCGTAGGTGATGCTGGCAGTTACGAGCGACGGCACCAGCAGGAACAGCGGAAAGATGTTGTCCGTCTGAAGGTAGAAATAGCGCGCGACGTTGAAATACATGTAGTGGAAATAGAGCCGGAAGTAATTCTTCCGGACGTTGTCGAACAGCTCGCGAACCGTCGGCGGCTGCGCGCGGTCGGCGTGGTCCTCGCCATAGACCAGTTCCTTGCGGTAAGCCGCCTCGACACGCTGGTTGCGGAACTCCAGCCCCGGCAGCTTCACGCCGACAAAAGCAAGCATCACCGTGCCAAAGATCGACCAGAAGATTGCCGCCGTGACCAGCGGATAGGGAATGGAGCCGACAATCGGCAGGTCCTTGATGCTTGCTGAGAGCGCATGCAACACGGGTAGGAAGGCAATCAGCGTCATGAAGGAATCGACGAGCCGGATGCCGAGCCCCTCGACCGTGCTGGCAAAGCGCATCGTGTCTTCCTGGATACGCTGCGAGGCACCCTCGATATGGCGCACTTTCGGCCAGACCGAGACATAGAAGTTGTTCATCGCATTGCGCCAGCGGAAAACATAGTGGCTGGTGAAAAAGGCGATGAGCACGGCAGCGACAATGTAAACAGTCGCAAGCTGGAAGAAGATGGAGACGTAGCCGTAAATCTCCTCGGCACTCACGGTGTTCGGCGCCTTCAGCGCCTCAACGATCCGGTCGTAGGTCGGACGGCGCCAGTTGTTTAGCGCCACGCTGATGTCAACGGAGAAGTAGACGCTGAAGATGAGAAAGGCCGACCCCCAGACGGACCACAAGCGCCACGGTTGGTTGGTCGCCCGGATCTGCCAATACAGGCAGAACACCGCCATCGACGCGATGAAGTAGATGTAGAACCAGATCGAGGCCGTTGTGAAGAAATGACCGAGACCGATCGGCGGCTCCTGACCCTCCGCCAGTGGCGGCAGGCCTAGCGCGGTGCCGACACTTTCGCCGAACAGATACCAGAAGGCGACAACCACGGCCGTCCAAAGAAGGGCGGAAAGGAAGAATTTCTTCGGGTCGGGAAAGAAGGAGTGAAGCAAGGCCGTGGTCTCTCATTGCGGGAACGGGTTGTCCGTTCCGGTTCGGCCGGAAACTAGTGCAGTTTCCCCACCGCAACAATCGCTGGCGCTTTCCATTACGGAGATTTAATAGAACCTTCACCACCTGCGGGCAACGTGACCACCGCTGCGATCGCCAGGATTGTAGCCGCCAGCAGGCTCGGAAGAACGTAGCTGCCGCTGCCTGCGGCGAGCCAACCAGCCGCCAGCGGCCCGATGATCTGCCCCACACCGAAGGCGGCCGTCATTGTCGCCAGGGAGCGACGCGGACTTTCCGGCGCCAGGGCGCGGCCGAGTTGCAGCCCGTAGGCCGTGATCACCATGAAGGTCGCACCGAGCAGCACGCCGCCGGCCAGAACCGAATATGGCATCGGCAGGATCACGGTGGCGGCCACCCCGAGCGCCTCCAGTACAAGCGCGGCCCGATATCCCCCTAGTAAGCCAAGCCTGCGCTGCGGCCATTTCCAGAAGGCAAGCGAGAGCGCCGCCGTCAGACCGGTGATGAACCAGGTCAGCGCTTCGAGAACCGGATCTGCGCCGCCTTCGCGAACGATCGCGACGATGAAGGTTGCGGTGACAACGTAGCCAATGCCGAACAGGCCGTAGCTCAACGCCAGGGCGACAAGCGGACGCGTCCAGCGAAGCGGCGGCTCCGGCAGGGAAGACACCTC encodes:
- a CDS encoding type II toxin-antitoxin system VapC family toxin; the protein is MRLLLDTHAAIWAIASPEALSPAAAEAISDERNEVFVSVASLWEIAIKFALKRKQTPPFNAEDGMRYFRKAGYNLLDIKPEHAVATEQLSIEHYDPFDRMLIAQALCEPLMLVSQDHRIAAFVPHSVLW
- the der gene encoding ribosome biogenesis GTPase Der — its product is MSFTVAIVGRPNVGKSTLFNRLVGKKLALVDDTPGVTRDRRPGEARLVDLRFRVIDTAGLEEAAPETLQGRMRAQTEAAIDEADLSLFIVDAKTGLTPVDQALAEMLRRHGRPVVLVANKSEARGSDAGFYDAFTLGLGEPTPISAEHGQGMLDLRDAIVAAIGEERAFPPKDDEAITNVDLPQTAAVEGEAEEEEPAYDETKPLRVAIVGRPNAGKSTLINRFLGEDRLLTGPEAGITRDSISVEWDWRGRTIKMFDTAGMRRKAKVQEKLEKLSVADGLRAIRFAETVVIVFDATIPFEKQDLQIVDLVLREGRAAVLAFNKWDLIEDPQAVLADLREKTERLLPQARGIRAVPISGQTGRGLDKLMQSIIDTDRVWNRRISTAKLNRWLEAQQIQHPPPAVSGRRLKLKYMTQVKARPPGFMVSCTRPDALPESYIRYLTNGLRNDFGLPGVPIRIHFKASENPFESKKKRRS
- a CDS encoding tetratricopeptide repeat protein is translated as MANQDDSFIREVNEELRSDQMRAIWRKFGRVLIGAAVLLVLGTIGKVSYEYWRETEASAAGDRFLSALTLIREDKKEEGQKELAALEKDGFGAYPVLARMRSASLLAENGDTAGAVAAFTAIAKDGAIPQALRDAARLRAAYLLVDTASYEEVSAEAEQMTNPASAMRHSAREVLGLSAYKHGDFKRAKEWFEQITGDAESPRNVANRAQMMLDLITASGKAS
- a CDS encoding NnrU family protein, with amino-acid sequence MALLVAGIILFIATHLVRPFAPGLRAGSIATLGKPAFMAIHGIVSLLSLVMMAYGFVQARETGGTMLYQPPTFMTHITLTLMVISAICLVAAFLPAGYIRTKLKFPAVAAIKAWAFAHLLANGESYSVLLFGAILAWAIVLQISLKKRVTTGEATLPVFVSVRYDLIAAVLGLALYGLIVLKLHEWIIGVAPLVL
- a CDS encoding polysaccharide deacetylase, producing MFRPGLSSLLALSLTSFPALANDADQADTKLEQLVVVSFDGAHDNKLWEKSRAMAKRTGAHFTYFLSCTFLMTKENRKSYQAPHEKRGKSNVGFAPDNSDVITRLDHIWQARAEGHDLGSHACGHFDGAKWSADDWAQEFDFFRNTLRDAWKNAGVEEREPLEWRDFVEKDVVGFRAPYLSSSPALDKALRDFGFGYDASPVSKGPTVPGKSDGLVRFALPLIPEGPSARPVVAMDYNLYVRHSRGKEDVGNSATYEERTLAAYRAAFEKQYSGERIPLQLGFHFVEMNGGAYWRALDRFLTETCSKPDVACVSHREAMDIMTKRAKAVETTSEGL
- the sbmA gene encoding peptide antibiotic transporter SbmA yields the protein MLHSFFPDPKKFFLSALLWTAVVVAFWYLFGESVGTALGLPPLAEGQEPPIGLGHFFTTASIWFYIYFIASMAVFCLYWQIRATNQPWRLWSVWGSAFLIFSVYFSVDISVALNNWRRPTYDRIVEALKAPNTVSAEEIYGYVSIFFQLATVYIVAAVLIAFFTSHYVFRWRNAMNNFYVSVWPKVRHIEGASQRIQEDTMRFASTVEGLGIRLVDSFMTLIAFLPVLHALSASIKDLPIVGSIPYPLVTAAIFWSIFGTVMLAFVGVKLPGLEFRNQRVEAAYRKELVYGEDHADRAQPPTVRELFDNVRKNYFRLYFHYMYFNVARYFYLQTDNIFPLFLLVPSLVTASITYGLFQQIQGAFSQVTSSFQYLVNSWPTVIELISIYKRLKAFEASIDEKPLPSIDEEFIAAGGVEELAQ